From the genome of Chelonoidis abingdonii isolate Lonesome George chromosome 25, CheloAbing_2.0, whole genome shotgun sequence, one region includes:
- the PTAFR gene encoding platelet-activating factor receptor has product MSSKGGISTLSPLSVTIVSANTSCGVDSEFRYPLFTILYSFIFILGFIANCYVLWIFCRVYAWRKLNEIKIFMVNLIVADLLFLITLPLWIVYYHHQGNWIMPTFLCNVAGYLFFVNTYCSIAFLTVITYNRFQAVTKPITAAQFPTRRRGIFLSAAIWMVIVSSALYYLIGDGTNEEEINHGTMKRCFERYNTADNTVPILAIHIVIVIIFVFIFLFILVCNLFIIRTLLTKSVQLQKSTRVKQRAFRMVCTVLAVFIICFVPHHLIDLPWTLTVLELWQKENCPLRQQINDAHQVTLCLLSTNCMLDPVIYCFLTKKFRKHLSENLKSMKGSRKCSRQTTETAIEVPINELPTEPMRNEYSPVSY; this is encoded by the coding sequence ATGTCTTCAAAGGGGGGAATTAGCACTCTTTCACCCCTGAGTGTCACCATCGTGTCCGCTAACACCTCATGCGGGGTGGACTCTGAGTTCAGATACCCCCTTTTCACCATCTTGTACAGCTTCATCTTCATTCTGGGCTTCATTGCCAATTGCTATGTGCTATGGATTTTCTGCCGGGTTTATGCTTGGAGGAAACTAAACGAAATCAAGATCTTCATGGTGAACCTGATAGTGGCTGACCTGCTGTTCCTAATCACACTGCCCCTGTGGATCGTTTACTATCACCACCAAGGAAACTGGATTATGCCTACATTCCTGTGTAATGTGGCCGGCTACTTGTTCTTTGTTAACACCTACTGCTCCATCGCCTTTTTGACAGTCATCACATACAACCGATTCCAGGCAGTGACCAAGCCCATCACAGCTGCTCAGTTCCCCACCCGGAGAAGGGGTATCTTCCTCTCTGCAGCTATCTGGATGGTGATAGTGAGCAGTGCTTTGTACTACCTCATTGGCGATGGAACTAATGAGGAGGAGATTAACCATGGCACCATGAAGCGGTGTTTCGAGCGCTATAACACCGCTGACAACACTGTGCCCATCCTCGCCATCCACATTGTCATAGTcattatttttgtctttattttcctgtttatacTGGTGTGCAACTTGTTCATTATCAGGACACTGCTGACCAAgtcagtgcagctgcagaagaGCACCCGTGTCAAGCAGAGGGCATTCAGGATGGTATGCACTGTCCTCGCTGTATTCATCATATGCTTTGTACCTCACCATCTCATTGACCTCCCCTGGACCCTGACAGTCCTAGAGCTGTGGCAGAAAGAAAACTGTCCATTGCGCCAGCAGATCAATGATGCCCATCAGGTGACTCTGTGCCTGCTGAGCACCAACTGCATGCTGGACCCTGTCATCTACTGCTTCCTCACCAAGAAGTTCAGGAAGCACCTTTCAGAGAATCTTAAAAGCATGAAAGGGAGTCGCAAGTGTTCCAGGCAAACCACTGAAACAGCAATTGAGGTGCCCATCAATGAGCTCCCCACCGAGCCCATGAGAAATGAATATAGCCCTGTCTCCTACTGA